The stretch of DNA AACTGAGCGCGCTTCTTTTAAAACTTGAGCAACTTCAGGTGGCTGCATCTCGCGGTATTCACCCATATCTTCATCACTGCTACTTGCCGCGGCACCTTCATTACCAAAACCACCCGCAATAACACTAATAAATGAACGATTCATTGCTTTACACATGATGTAAGATAAAATCGCCCCTGATGACCCAACTAAAGCACCCGTTACAATAAGTAAATCGTTACTTAACATAAAGCCTGCAGCCGCAGCAGCCCAGCCTGAGTATGAGTTTAGCATTGAAATAACAACTGGCATATCAGCGCCACCAATTGAGGCAACTAAGTGTATACCAAATGCAAAGGCAATCAGTGTCATAATTGCTAAGCACATAAAGGCTATAAAGCCAGCTTCAAGGTGAACAAAGCCAATCATTAAAACAATAGAGACAACAATTGCAGCTAGGTTTAGGTAGTGTTTATTAGGTAACGTTAATGCTTTAGAACTAATACGGCCATTTAATTTACCAAAAGCGACGATTGATCCTGCAAAAGTTACCGCACCGATAAAGACGCCAATAAAGATTTCGACTAAATGAACAGTTAGATCGCTACCGGTGAATAACTCAATGTGTGGATCTAAAAAGCTGTTAAAGCCAACTAATACTGCCGCCATACCAACAAAACTATGTAGTAATGCGACGAGCTCTGGCATTTGGGTCATTTCTACTTTTTTGGCTAGATAAAGGCCAATTAGTGCACCAAGTATCATTGCAATAATGATCCAATGGAACCCACTTGTAATACTTGATACGGTTGCAACAAGCGCGATTGCCATCCCAATAATACCGTAAATATTACCTGATTTAGCTGACTCTTGTTTAGATAAACCTTGTAAACTAAAAATAAATAATAACGCTGCGATAACGTAAGCGGCTTGAATAATTCCCTGACTCAGCATGTTTATTCTCCTTTTCCTTTCTTGCCTTTGCTATCATTACCGCCACGCTGGAACATTTTAAGCATGCGATGAGTGACAAAGAATCCACCAAAAATATTGATACTCGCAATCAATATTGCAATAAAGGCAATAGTTGTAATTAAACCGCTACCACTGCCAACTTGTAATATTGCCCCGACTAAAATAATCCCTGATATAGCATTCGTTACTGACATCAGTGGAGTATGCAGTGAGTGACTTACATTCCAAACGACGTAGTAACCAACAACGCATGATAATGCAAATACCGTGAAATGGGATAAGAAGCTATCAGGAACAACGGATGCAAGCCAGAAGAATGCAATTAAAATTACTGCTAAAATGCTGTATTTTTTGCTTGCCGGCATTGGTTTCGGCTCTGGTTTTGCAATCATTTTTGCTGCTGGCTTTTGTTGCTGCGCCGATACTTTAATCGGGGGCGCGGGCCAAGTAATTTCTTGATCTTTAACAACTGTAACGCCACGAATAACGACATCTTCGAAATTAACATCGATTTGGCCATCTTTTTCTTTAGCAAGAAGTTTAAGCAAATTAACAATATTGGTACCATAAAGCTGTGAAGCTTGTGCTGGCATGCGGTTAGCTAAATCGGTATAACCAATAATTTTAACTTTGTTGTCGGTTTCGTATACTTCACCAGGGCGCGTTAGTTCACAGTTACCACCAGTAAGTGAGGCTAAGTCGACAATAACGCTACCGGGTTTCATTGATTCAACCATCTCTTTAGAGATTAATTTTGGCGCAGGTTTACCCGGAATTAATGCCGTTGTAATAATGATATCAACGTCTTTAGCTTGAGCTGCAAATAATGCCATTTCAGCTTCGATAAATGCCGCTGACATTTGTTTTGCATAACCATCACCTGAGCCAGCTTCTTCTTCAAAGTCTAGCTCTAAAAATTCAGCGCCCATACTATGAATTTGTTCAGCAACTTCAGGGCGAGTATCAAAAGCTCGCACAATAGCGCCAAGGCTTACCGCGGCGCCAATTGCGGCAAGTCCTGCAACACCTGCGCCAATAACCATAATTTTTGCAGGCGGAACTTTACCTGCAGCGGTAACTTGGCCGGTAAAGAATCGACCGAATTGATTAGCCGCTTCAATAACTGAGCGATAACCTGAAATATTTGACATTGAACTTAGTGCATCAAGTGATTGTGCTCTTGAGATCCGAGGCACGCAGTCCATTGCCATTACAGTTACATTTTTAGCTGCAAGTTTACCAAGAAGTTCTTGATGCTGTGCTGGATAAATATAACTGATTAAATTAGCGCCAGATTTAATTAATTCAACTTCTTCATCCATTGGGGCATGTAGTTTTAAGATTAAATCATTTTGCCAAATATCATGGGTATTTTGAATTGATGCTCCTGCATCAATAAAAGCCTGATCTGAAAAGTTAGCAGTTTGACCTGCGCCTTCTTCGACCGAAACGCTAAAACCTAGCTTTAGTAACTGACCCACGGTTTGCGGGGTCGCAGCTAATCGGCCTTCGTTTGGTAATCGTTCTTTTGGGATACCTATATGCATTGTTATAAGTCCTTATGTGTTAGTAATCAAATTATCGTTACTATTGTTTTCGTTGTGTAAAATACTGACGTCTAAATTTATCATGTAACCCGACTAAAATCTATTTATCAATGTTATATAATGTGACTATTATGATACAAATTTATTAATTAAGGTCAGTTATAAAAAACAATTATTTTGCTCAATTTAGCATAAATTTTTTTTTATCATTGACTATTTTTAGGTGTCACAAAAAATGGTGACGGCTAAGATGATTTAACAACCTAAATCGACTATAATTGATTTATTGTTAAGTTATTTTTTAATCAAAGTCTATTGAGAAGAGTATGAGAAATCTTGAATTAGAACAAATTATTAATAAATTTTTGCAAATATCTTTGTATAAAGATTTTTCACCAAATGGCCTGCAAGTTGAAGGTAAAAAAGAAATAAAAAAAATTATAACAGGCGTGACAGCTTGCCAATTATTACTTGATGAAGCGGTTAAAGAGAATGCGGATGCTATTTTAGTTCATCATGGTTATTTTTGGAAAAATGAACCTATGACGATAACGGGTATTAAAGCTAAGCGAATTCGAACGTTATTAACTCACAATATAAATCTATTTTCCTATCATTTACCTTTAGATGGCAATGATATATTAGGTAATAATGCGTTATTAGCTAAAAATTTGGGCATTGTTAGTGACGCGCGAAAAGATGTGACTGATTTATTATTTAAAGGTTCATTGCTTGAGCCTATTGCGGCAACTCAATTTAAAGTAAATATAGAACAAACACTGGGTCATAGAGTACTATTTTGCGGTGATAATGCGCCAAATATCATTAAGAGGGTTGCTTGGTGTAGTGGAGGTGGGCAAGATTATATCGAAGAAGCGGCTTTGCAAGGATTTGATGCCTTTTTTACCGGCGAAGTTTCAGAGCGCACGATCCACATTGCACGTGAATACGGTATAAATTTTTATGCCGCAGGTCACCACGCGACAGAGCGTTATGGTATTAAAGCATTGGGCCAATGGTTAGCTGAAAATTATGAACTTGACGTTAGATTTGTTGATATTGCAAACCCAGCTTAATTTTTTCACTAAAATGATATGTTACAACAAAAAAATAACGAAACACTGATTAATAAGCATTAACCCGATTAGTTATTAATAGGCAGCGCGCAAATAATAATCATATTTTGCTTTTCTTTTTCATTATTCGTGGTTGCCTCCCAGCGTTTAGGTAGATCATTGCTGTCATATAATTGCCCTGTACCAAAAGGATTTTGATAAATTTCAACTAAGTGCTCGGCATACTCTTTTTTATCGCAGTTTACAAACTCTTGAGTCACTTTGGATTGGTAAG from Orbaceae bacterium lpD04 encodes:
- a CDS encoding Nif3-like dinuclear metal center hexameric protein, with translation MRNLELEQIINKFLQISLYKDFSPNGLQVEGKKEIKKIITGVTACQLLLDEAVKENADAILVHHGYFWKNEPMTITGIKAKRIRTLLTHNINLFSYHLPLDGNDILGNNALLAKNLGIVSDARKDVTDLLFKGSLLEPIAATQFKVNIEQTLGHRVLFCGDNAPNIIKRVAWCSGGGQDYIEEAALQGFDAFFTGEVSERTIHIAREYGINFYAAGHHATERYGIKALGQWLAENYELDVRFVDIANPA
- the pntA gene encoding Re/Si-specific NAD(P)(+) transhydrogenase subunit alpha, translated to MHIGIPKERLPNEGRLAATPQTVGQLLKLGFSVSVEEGAGQTANFSDQAFIDAGASIQNTHDIWQNDLILKLHAPMDEEVELIKSGANLISYIYPAQHQELLGKLAAKNVTVMAMDCVPRISRAQSLDALSSMSNISGYRSVIEAANQFGRFFTGQVTAAGKVPPAKIMVIGAGVAGLAAIGAAVSLGAIVRAFDTRPEVAEQIHSMGAEFLELDFEEEAGSGDGYAKQMSAAFIEAEMALFAAQAKDVDIIITTALIPGKPAPKLISKEMVESMKPGSVIVDLASLTGGNCELTRPGEVYETDNKVKIIGYTDLANRMPAQASQLYGTNIVNLLKLLAKEKDGQIDVNFEDVVIRGVTVVKDQEITWPAPPIKVSAQQQKPAAKMIAKPEPKPMPASKKYSILAVILIAFFWLASVVPDSFLSHFTVFALSCVVGYYVVWNVSHSLHTPLMSVTNAISGIILVGAILQVGSGSGLITTIAFIAILIASINIFGGFFVTHRMLKMFQRGGNDSKGKKGKGE
- the pntB gene encoding Re/Si-specific NAD(P)(+) transhydrogenase subunit beta translates to MLSQGIIQAAYVIAALLFIFSLQGLSKQESAKSGNIYGIIGMAIALVATVSSITSGFHWIIIAMILGALIGLYLAKKVEMTQMPELVALLHSFVGMAAVLVGFNSFLDPHIELFTGSDLTVHLVEIFIGVFIGAVTFAGSIVAFGKLNGRISSKALTLPNKHYLNLAAIVVSIVLMIGFVHLEAGFIAFMCLAIMTLIAFAFGIHLVASIGGADMPVVISMLNSYSGWAAAAAGFMLSNDLLIVTGALVGSSGAILSYIMCKAMNRSFISVIAGGFGNEGAAASSSDEDMGEYREMQPPEVAQVLKEARSVIIVPGYGMAVAQAQGAVSNITEKLRDMDIEVRFGIHPVAGRLPGHMNVLLAEAKVPYDIVLEMDEINEDFPETDVVWVIGANDTVNPAAEEDPNSPIAGMPVLEVWKAKTVIISKRSMNTGYAGVQNPLFFKENSYMLFGDAKASVEKVLQDI